From bacterium:
GTTTCAGATATTATCCCCAACGCCTTTTCCGCCTGATATAATTTCGCATTCTAATCGCTCTTGTCATTCCGAACGCAGTGAGGAATCTGCTTTTAAGTGTGCAACAAATCCCGCCTGAACTTTTTCCCCGCATAATTACCGGTTTTGCTCTGCATGCATATAACATATGTAAAACATCCGCCTTCGTATGGAAGAACTTCTTAGGAAAAAAGTCGTATCCAACGCTCAGCAACATTTGGAGGAGGTATTCTAAAAAAATGAGTAGATTCACAGTCAAGAGGCGCAGAGGTTTCACCCTGATTGAAATCATGATCGTGGTTTTAATCATTGGCATATTGCTTGCAATTGCTATTCCGAACTTCATGCGCGCAAGAGAAACATCGCGGGCCAAGAGCTGCTGCGCCAACTTGCGGCAGATCGAGACTGCAAAAGAGCAGTACGCAATGGATGAGAAACTTTCCGATGGTGGCATTATTCCAAACGACGGTGCAGATCTTTGGGCAGAGGGCGCATACATTAAAGAGGAGCCTAAATGTCCGTCGGACGGCGTATATACAGTTGCTCCCATTGGCACTCCTGCATCTTGCGATGGAAACCCGACAGGCGCAGTTGCCGGTGATTACAATTATCACGGTCTCTAATAGCAGACTCCTTACTTCTAGCCCGGATTATGCGGGAAGCGCATAATCCGGGTTTCCAAGAGCATTATTCACGTTCCTCGTGAATAATGCGGGCTAGATTTGGATATGCTAAAAGAATTGGTCCGACACAACTTTGTGCCGGACCATTTCTTTACAACCTTATTACGTTAATCTACGCCATAAATTCATTTGACTTCCCTCAGATTGTCGTGATAACCTTTTTCGGGTCCACATCACGCCCGAAATAGTTATCACGAGGTAAGGATTGTCTCTCATTCTCTCTGACGTTCGGAGATATATACGCAATTACAAATCACTGCTGTGGCTTGGCCTGGCATGTCTATTTGCCGAGTTGGGCTATGCTATACTAAATCTCTCCGCTCTGCCGATGTATGTCAAGTTCAGCCTGAATCGTGGAGCAGAGTGGGGGATCATACTCAGCACATTTCTGCTCACAGAGGCAGTCTCCAGACCGCCTGCGGGCGCACTGGGTGACAGAATCGGCAGAAAGCCGCTGATGATCGCCGGACCGATAATTACAGCCGTCAGCGCATACCTCACTATAATTCTTCACGGTCCATACGTCATATTCGGCTTGATCGGCCTCCGGGCGATAGACGGCCTCGGCAGCGGCGCGCTTTGGACGAGTGCATTTGCCGCCGTGGGCGATGTGGTCGGTGAGAAGAACCGCAGCGCTGCGATGAGCGTGTTGAATGTTACATATATGGGCGGCCTGGCGCTGGGTTTTGTGATGGGCGGAGCGGCCAACGAGCTGTTCGGTACATACACCGCGTCATTTTATCTGGTCTCGATACTGCTGATACTGTCGGCTTTTGTAATGATCGTTTTTCTTCCAAGGAACTTGGGCAAAGGCCATCGCACTGAACCGTTGCATGGCGAGGCACTTGAGCTGCCCGCTCTTGAGGATGCGACAGAGTTTAAGTTCAAGCATGTTCTGCGCAGTTTCCGCGAAGTTCCTGATATGATTGTGCTGGCTGTTGTGACATTTCTGGGGATGGGAATGCTTACACCCATCGTGAAGCTGTATGCGGTCGAGCATCTTGGCATGACCGAGACCCAGTTCGGAATACTTGTTGCCCCTGTTGCCGGAGCGATGGGGATATTTGCAGTTCCTCTCGGCAGGCTCGGCGACAAATTCGGCAAATGCACGGCTGTTGCCTATGGAATACTCTTCAGCGCGATGGCGATGTGGGTGGTTGCACTATTCAGGAGCGTGACGATACTGGCGATAGCAGCTGTGGTGATAGGACTTGGGTTCACAGTAGCTTTTCCCGCATGGAA
This genomic window contains:
- a CDS encoding MFS transporter, whose translation is MSLILSDVRRYIRNYKSLLWLGLACLFAELGYAILNLSALPMYVKFSLNRGAEWGIILSTFLLTEAVSRPPAGALGDRIGRKPLMIAGPIITAVSAYLTIILHGPYVIFGLIGLRAIDGLGSGALWTSAFAAVGDVVGEKNRSAAMSVLNVTYMGGLALGFVMGGAANELFGTYTASFYLVSILLILSAFVMIVFLPRNLGKGHRTEPLHGEALELPALEDATEFKFKHVLRSFREVPDMIVLAVVTFLGMGMLTPIVKLYAVEHLGMTETQFGILVAPVAGAMGIFAVPLGRLGDKFGKCTAVAYGILFSAMAMWVVALFRSVTILAIAAVVIGLGFTVAFPAWNALVVTVTPTKRRGEVLGAVGLAQGLAAIVGASIGAFVYSSDVLSFPRLGIVNYNVPFWLSAALLTCGSIITFVWTCKRHAHIEPNGLVTDRQRRNVVMLAIAGLLVLASWIGYRYTTPEPPDRVAWEWVKYLTSGKPEKALSLASDEPVAGCSGRDATALAADTYRFWRIKKQARYTVMVPDQVIDNRADVPVKFTFPGGKTVVQHIILYKTGPKRWKVCQVMDK